In Meleagris gallopavo isolate NT-WF06-2002-E0010 breed Aviagen turkey brand Nicholas breeding stock chromosome 5, Turkey_5.1, whole genome shotgun sequence, a single window of DNA contains:
- the RRAS2 gene encoding ras-related protein R-Ras2 — protein sequence MVSYFVTDYDPTIEDSYTKQCVIDERAARLDILDTAGQEEFGAMREQYMRTGEGFLLVFSVTDRGSFEEIYKFQRQILRVKDRDEFPMILVGNKADLDHQRQVTQEEGQQLARQLKVTYMEASAKIRLNVDQAFHELVRVIRKFQEQECPPSPEPTRKEKDKKGCHCVIF from the exons ATGGTA TCCTATTTTGTTACGGATTATGACCCTACAATCGAAGACTCCTACACCAAACAATGTGTGATAGATGAAAGAGCTGCGCGCTTGGACA TTCTGGATACAGCCGGACAAGAAGAATTTGGAGCCATGCGTGAACAGTACATGAGGACAGGAGAGGGTTTTCTCCTGGTTTTCTCAGTCACTGATAGAGGAAG ttttgAAGAAATCTATAAGTTTCAACGACAAATTCTTAGAGTGAAAGATCGTGATGAGTTTCCTATGATTCTAGTTGGTAATAAAGCAGATCTGGACCACCAAAGACAG GTGACACAAGAGGAAGGTCAGCAGCTAGCACGACAACTTAAAGTAACGTACATGGAAGCCTCAGCAAAGATCAGATTGAATGTAGACCAAGCTTTTCATGAACTTGTCAGAGTTATAAG GAAATTTCAAGAACAAGAGTGCCCTCCTTCACCAGAGCCAACACggaaagagaaagacaaaaaaggCTGCCATTGTGTAATTTTCTGA